CGCGGGGCCGTGCACCAGGAGCGACTGGCTGAGGTTGCCCGCGCGCGCCGCGGAGGCCAGCATGGCGCGCGCGCGGACGTGTCCGTACACCGGCGGAAGAGGCATGGCGGCGGGCTAGCGGCGGCGGCGCAGCCAGGTGAGCGGGTCTACCGCCGAGCCGCCCGGCTCGCGGATCTGGAACTCCACGTGCGCCCCCTCCGGCGTTCCCTCGCCGCCCACGGTGCCGACGGTCTGCCCCTTGGTGATCTGCGCGCCGGGACGCACCATCACCTCGCGCAGGTACAGGTACAGCGAGTAGTAGCCGCCGCCGTGGCTGACCACGACGGTGGGGCCGTAGCCCTCGAAGGGCGCCGCCATCTCCACCGTTCCGCCTTCGATCGCGCGCACCGCCGTCCCCGGCGCCGCGCCGATGCCGATGCCGTTGTAGCGGATGGTGGTGCCGTTGGACTGCCGCGAGCGGCCGAAGCTATACACCACCTGCCCGCTCACCGGCCAATCCAGGTTGCCCAAGTCCGCCGTGGTCATGCTGGACGCGGCCGGCCGGCTGGGCGCGGGGGAACCCGCCGGGCGGGTTGCGGCGGCAGCGGCCGCCCGGCGCTCGCCCTCGCGCCGTCGCCGCTCCAGCTCGGCGATCAGCCCCGTCATGCGGCGCTCGTCGCGGGCCAGCGTTTCCAGGCGCGAGGTGGCCCGGCGCTGCGTGGTCCGCAACGAGGTGAGCGTCTGCGTGCGGTCCGCGCGCATGTTGGTGAGCGCGGCGTTCTCCTGCTCGCGGGCGTTGTGCAGGTACTGCATGTCGGCCAGCGACCGGCGCAGCTCCACCTCGCGCAGCTCCAGCTCGCGCGCCAGGTCGCCCACCTCCTCCACC
This portion of the Longimicrobium sp. genome encodes:
- a CDS encoding murein hydrolase activator EnvC family protein, producing MSRLRAGVLALILAAAALPWVAGAQDSGRQISESQRRLQEIRAERQRLRRELQGIQGRVGSVSAEIRIIQQQQQMSAALLREISTQLGQTERQIDSTTAEMILTQAELANKKERLNRRLREIYKRGPLQSAQVLLSAHSFGDLLNRYKYLHLVARRDRQLVEEVGDLARELELREVELRRSLADMQYLHNAREQENAALTNMRADRTQTLTSLRTTQRRATSRLETLARDERRMTGLIAELERRRREGERRAAAAAATRPAGSPAPSRPAASSMTTADLGNLDWPVSGQVVYSFGRSRQSNGTTIRYNGIGIGAAPGTAVRAIEGGTVEMAAPFEGYGPTVVVSHGGGYYSLYLYLREVMVRPGAQITKGQTVGTVGGEGTPEGAHVEFQIREPGGSAVDPLTWLRRRR